In the genome of Nocardioides sp. NBC_00368, the window AGACGGCGACGCCGACCACAGAGCCGTAGCCGTCAGGCCGGGCCGGCGATCACCATCCCCGTTCGCGCCATTCGGCGAGGTGCGGCCGCTCGGCGCCGAGCGTGGAGTCGTCGCCGTGGCCCGGGTAGAACCAGGTGTCGTCGGGGAGGGTGGCGAAGATGCGCTGCTCGACGTCGTCGATCAGCTGGGTGAAACGTACGGGATCCTGCTGGGTGTTCCCGACCCCGCCGGGGAAGAGGCTGTCACCCGTCCACAGGTGCGGCGTGCCCTCGGGGTCGCGGTAGAGCAGCGCGACCGACCCGGGGGTGTGCCCGCGAAGCGCGATCACCTCGAGGGTGCAGTCGCCGACGGCGACGGTGTCGCCGTGGGAGAGCGTGCGAGCGATGGGTACGCCGGTGGCCTCGGTGATCGCGGCCGCGTCGGGCTCTCCGGCGAGTGTCGCCGCGCCGGTCGCTTCGACGATGTCCGCGAGGGCGCGATGGTGGTCCCAGTGCTGGTGGGTGGTGACGACGGTGGCCAGGTTCTCGCCGACGAGGGGGAGCAGGGTCTCCGGCTCGGCCGCGGCGTCGACGAGCAGCTGCTCGCCGGTCGAGCGGCAGCGCAGCAGGTAGCAGTTGTTGGACATCTGCGCGTCGACGGCGACCTTCGTGACGGTCAGCCCGTCGAGCTCGCGTACGTCGGCCGGGCCGCCCGGTTTCACCGCGCCTGTATAAGTGGTAGGGGCATCGCTCATGCGTCTATGCAAGCACGTCGGACACGACCAGAAGTAAAATGTCGGTGCTCCGTGAGAGGGTGCCGTCTGGGAGTCTTCCCAGCGTCGTATGATGCGAACATCTGTTCGACGCGGTAGCGCGATGCGATAGCACTGGACGAGGAAAGAACGTGGCGGAGCAGCAGCTGATCATCCGGGGAGCCCGGGAGCACAACCTGAAGGACGTCTCCCTCGACCTGCCTCGGGACTCGATGATCGTGTTCACCGGCCTGTCCGGGAGCGGGAAGTCGAGCCTCGCGTTCGACACCATCTTCGCCGAGGGCCAGCGTCGCTACGTCGAGTCCCTGTCTGCGTACGCCCGCCAGTTCCTCGGTCAGATGGACAAGCCCGACGTCGACTTCATCGAGGGGCTCTCGCCGGCGGTGTCGATCGACCAGAAGTCGACCTCGAAGAACCCGCGCTCGACCGTCGGCACCATCACCGAGGTCTACGACTACCTGCGCCTGCTCTACGCCCGGGCCGGACGTCCGCACTGCCCGACCTGTGGAGCCCCGATCGAGCGGCAGACGCCCCAGCAGATCGTCGACCACGTGCTCACCCTCGAGGAGGGACGCCGCTTCCAGGTGCTCAGCCCGGTGATCCGGGCGCGCAAGGGCGAATACGTCGAGCTCTTCAGCCAGCTGCAGCAGCAGGGCTACTCCCGGGTGCGGGTCGACGGCGAGACCCATCAGCTCGACGCGCCGCCCAAGCTGGAGAAGCAGAAGAAGCACACCATCGAGGTGGTCATCGACCGGCTCGCGGTCAAGGAGTCCGCCAAGCGGCGGCTGACCGACTCGGTCGAGACCGCGCTGGAGCTGGCCGGCGGTCTGGTCGTCTTCGACTTCGTCGACACCGGCGAGCAGATGAAGTTCTCCGAGCGCATGTCGTGCCCCAACGACCACCTGCTCGACACCGACGAGCTCGAGCCGCGGTCGTTCTCGTTCAACTCGCCGTTCGGTGCCTGCCCGGCCTGCACCGGCCTCGGCACGCGGATGGAGGTCGACCCAGAGCTGGTCGTCCCCAACCCGGCGGCCACCCTCGCCGAAGGCGCGCTGCAGCCCTGGTCCCAGGCCCACGTCGCCGAATACTTCCTGCGCCTCCTGGAGGCGCTCGGCGGTGAGCTCGGCTTCGACCTGGACACCCCCTGGGACGACATCCCGGCCGCCGGCCAGAAGGCGATCCTCGACGGTCACGGACGCAAGGTGCACGTGGTCTCGGTCAACCGCTACGGCCGCCGCCGGTCCTACGACGCGGAGTTCGAGGGCGTGCGTCGCTGGGTCGAGCGCCGCCACAAGGAGGCCGAGTCCGACACCACCCGAGAGCGCTTCGAGGGCTACATGCGCCAGGTGCCGTGCCCGACCTGCAAGGGCACCCGGCTGAAGCCCGTCTCCACCTCGGTGACGCTGGGGGAGCGGAGCGAGGGCGGTCTCAACATCGCCGAGCTGTGCGCGCTGCCGATCAACGAGGCCGCGGAGTGGCTCGACCAGGTCGAGCTCAGCGGCCGGGAGCGGCAGATCGCCGAGCAGGTCCTCAAGGAGATCCAGGCCCGGCTGCGCTTCCTGCTCGACGTCGGCCTCGACTATCTCTCCCTGGAGCGGCCCTCGGGATCGCTCTCCGGCGGTGAGGCCCAGCGGATCCGGCTGGCGACCCAGATCGGGTCCGGCCTGGTCGGCGTCCTCTACGTGCTCGACGAGCCCTCCATCGGCCTCCACCAGCGCGACAACCACCGGCTGATCGAGACCCTCGAGCGGCTCAAGCGGCTCGGCAACACCCTGATCGTCGTCGAGCACGACGAGGACACCATCAAGGTCGCCGACTGGGTCGTCGACATCGGCCCCGGCGCCGGTGAGCACGGCGGCCAGGTGATCCACTCCGGCACGGTCAAGGAGCTGCTCGCCAACGAGCAGTCGGTGACCGGTCAGTATCTGGCGGGTCGCCGCGAGATCGCCGTCCCGGCCGTACGCCGCCCCCGCACCGCCGGGCGCGAGCTGACCGTCCACGGTGCCAAGGAGAACAACCTCAAGGACATCGACGTCACCTTCCCGCTGGGGCTCTTCCTCGCGGTCACCGGCGTCTCCGGCTCGGGCAAGTCGACCCTCGTCAACGACATCCTCTACACCGCTCTGGCCAAGGAGTTCTACCGCGCCCGCACCGTCCCGGGCCGGCACACCAAGATCTCCGGCCTGGACAACGTCGACAAGGTGATCCACGTCGACCAGTCCCCGATCGGGCGTACGCCGCGGTCCAACCCGGCCACCTACACCGGCGTCTTCGACCACATCCGCAAGCTCTTCGCCTCCACCCCGGAGGCCAAGATGCGGGGCTATCTGCAGGGCCGGTTCTCGTTCAACGTCAAGGGCGGCCGCTGCGAGGCCTGCTCGGGTGACGGCACGATCAAGATCGAGATGAACTTCCTGCCCGACGTCTACGTGCCGTGCGAGGTCTGCCACGGGGCTCGCTACAACCGCGAGACGCTCGAGGTGCACTACAAGGGCAAGTCGATCGCCGAGGTGCTCGACATGCCGATCGAGGAGGCGGTCGAGTTCTTCGCCGCCGTGCCCGCGATCGCGCGTCACATGAAGACCCTGGTCGAGGTCGGCCTGGGTTATGTACGCCTCGGCCAGCCCGCGACCACCCTGTCCGGTGGCGAGGCGCAGCGGGTCAAGCTCTCCGCCGAGCTGCAGAAGCGCTCGACCGGCAAGACGCTCTACGTGCTCGACGAGCCGACCACCGGTCTCCACTTCGAGGACATCCGCAAGCTGATCGGGGTGCTCTCCTCGCTGGTCGACAAGGGCAACACGGTGCTGGTGATCGAGCACAACCTCGACGTCATCAAGACCGCCGACTGGATCATCGACATGGGCCCCGAGGGCGGCAACCGAGGCGGCACCGTGATCGCCGAGGGCACCCCCGAGACGGTCGCGGCGACCCCCGGCAGCCACACCGGCAGCTTCCTCGCGCCGCTGCTGGACGGCAAGGCCGCCGAGCAGCCACCGGCCAAGCCGGTGAAGGCAAAGGCTGCTCCGGCCAAGAAAACGGCCGCGAAGAAGAAGCCGGCGGCGCGGAAGAAGGTCAGCGCGTCCTGACCCCGAGTCCGAGATTTGCCTGAAGGTTTGCGCTCGGCGAGCGACGTCGCTCTGCGGGGTGCCTATTCTGGGCGGCATGAGTGAATCTCGAATCACCCGGCGGAAGGTCGTCACCGGCGCCGCGGTGACCGCGGTCGGCGCGCCGCTCCTGGCGGCATGCGGCAGCGGTGACGGCGACACGGGCACCGGTTCCTCGGGTGACACCGGTTCAGGTGGCGGTGGCCCGCTGGTCGCGACCAGCGAGGTCCCGGTCGGCGGGGGAGTGATCGTCGCCGACCGCAACCTGGTGGCCACCCAGCCGACCGAGGGCACCTTCAAGGTCTTCTCCGCGATCTGCACCCACAGCAGTTGCCCGGTCACGAAGGTCGCAGGCGGCACCATCGACTGCCCGTGCCACGGCAGCAGGTTCTCGATCGAAGACGGCTCGGTGACGCAGGGCCCGGCGACGAGCGGACTGGAAGAGGTCGCCTTCGAGGTCACCGACGGCGAGATCGTCCCCAGCTGAGCGGTCGCCATCGAGGCGTCGGCCCCGCAGGCCGAGGCGTCAGGCGCACAGGCCGAGGCGTCAGCCGCGCAGGCCGACACGTCACGCTGCCGCACACTCGACCTGCAGAAGTGACGCTTCGGCCTGCCGGAGTGACGTCTCGGCAGGGGCTCAGGCCCGCGCGAGCGCCTGTGCGCGCCACAGCTCGTCGCGCGGGGAGCGCCGCCGGTCCAGGCGCGCATCGAGCAGCACCCGGGCCTCGTCCCAGCGGTCGGCACGGAGCAGCGCGGCTATGCGAGCCTCCTCGATGATCTCCCGCTGCGCGTCGGAGCCGCCGAGCCGGCGGATCGAGGGCGCGAGCACGGCGAGCCGGTCGGCGGCGGCCGAGTTCTCGTCGCGCGCCATCAGTCCCAGGGCCTCGGCGAGCGGGGCGACGACGGTGGCCATCGTCGGGTGTGCGTGCCCAGCTGCCCACGACCTCAGCTCGTCGAGCGCGCCCACATCGCCGGTGGCGAGGTGGGTGACCGCGGTGTGCATGGCCAGGAACGGCGTTGCGGGCCGGATCATCGTCTCGCGGCCGGTGACACGAACGACCTCGGCGATGTCGGGGACGTCGTGCGCGCCTGGAGTGAGGGCCCAACGGAACAGCAGCGAGCCGGAGTCGACCAGGGCCCGGCAGCCCAGCGCGTGGCCGGGCTGGAGCTGGGTCTCGTAGCGGCGGCGTACGGCATCCAGGTCGCCGAGCGAGAGCTCATGGAGCGCGGCGTGCCAGGAGAAGTGGGAGAGGGAGTCGATCTCGGCGCCGTCGCCGAGCACCCACGACGACATCCAGGAGAGGCCGGCCTCGTGGTCGCCGGTCTCGTAGTGAGCATGCGCACGGGCGTGAGCGGAGTGGCCGGCGCCCGGCTCCACCGCCAGCGAGGCGCAGGAGAGCGACATCGCGTCGTCGAAGCGGCGTTGCTCCTGACGTACGAAAGCGAGCAGGCCGGCGAACCACCAGTCGTCGCCGTAGGCGGGTGCCGCGCGCTCCACGATCGCCCACGCCTCCTCGGGCACCTCCGTGGCCCCGGCGAAGGCGATGGTCGGGACCGCGGTCGACAGGAGCAGCGCGTCTCGTGGGAACGCCGCCAGGTGGTCGATCAGCGGCCGTGGGTTGCCCCCGATGTGGGCCTCGATCGCGTGGACGTGGCTGCGCTCCCGCTCGGTCGCCCGCTGGGCGTGGAGCCGGGCCTGCCGCAGGCGCGCGTCGACATCGACCGGAGCGCACATCTCGTGTCCGAGCAGCGCGAGCGCGGCGTGGCCGAGCGCGAAGGTCGGGTCCAGGACGATCGCGGCCGCGAACGAGGACAGCGCGCCGTCACGCAGGCGAAGCACGTCGAGCAGCCCCTGGGAGTAGGCCAAGGCGGCTTCGTTGCTGGTGGTCAGTGCGTATCCATAGCGGTCACGACAAGGCACATAACCATACTAGACCACTAGACTTTAAAACCGAGAGTGACGCGGCCTGATTTCCCCAGACTCAGGGAGCAGAGAGCTCTCCGGAGCCGCGAGGGATGAGCCGGGTGCCGACGGTGACCGTCTGGGGCGGTCCCGCGGTGTCGCCCGCGATGCGCTGGAAGAGCAGTTGCGCGGCGGCAGCGCCCATGGCGCCGGGATCCTGGGCCACGACGGTGAGCCCGGGCTGGAGGAGGTCGCCGAGCTCGACGTCGTCGAACCCGACGAGGGCCAACCGTGTCGAGCGCCGGGCGAGCTCGCGCAGCACGCTGACGGTGGTGCGGCTGTTGCCGCAGAGCAGGGCGGTCGCCGGCGACGGCCCGGAGAGCAGCTGGTCCAGAGCGGCGGCGGTCGAGGCGGGCGACGGTGGTGCCTGGGTGACGAGCTCCTCGGCGAAGGCGATCCCGGCGGACTCCAGCGCCTCGCGGTAGCCGCGCAGCCGCTCGCCGGCAGTGTAGATCTCCGGCGCGTCGCCGATGAAGCCGATGCGGCGGTGCCCGTGGGAGAGCAGGTGCTCCACTCCGCGCCGGCTGCCACCGAGATTGTCGGTGAGGATCACGTCGGCCTCGATGTCGCCGGGCGGGCGGTCGACGAACACGACCGGGATGCCGGCCCGCATCTCGGGAAGGAGATAGGAGTGGCTCGTGCCCGCCGGCACGATGATCAGACCGTCGACGCGTCGTTCGCAGAACGCGAGCGCGAGCTCGCGCTCCCGGTCGGCGTCCTCCGCCGATGACCCGGCGAAGACCATCGTCCCGTGCTCACGGGCGACGTCCTCGACGGCGCGGGACAGGATCGAGTAGAACGGGTCGGCGACGTCCTCGAGCAGCAGCCCGACGGTGCCCGACCGCCCCTGCCGGAGGTCGCGGGCGCTGGCGTTGCGCCGGAAGCCGAGCTGAGCGATCGACTCGAGCACCGAGGCCCGGAGGTCGTCGTTGACGTTGGACTCGCCGTTGACCACGCGCGACACCGTCTTCAGGCTCACCCCGGCAGCCGCCGCGACATCCTTCATGGTCGGGCGGCGCTGCTGACGGGTCTGGTCGGACGGGGGTGATGCCACGTGCTCAGCGTAGACGCAGATCTCAGCGTGACAACGATGTCCCGAGAGATCTCACATATCGGTCCAGATCGCTGCGTTGATCGAAAACCCGCCGCACAAATCCTTCGCAAACGCGTTGACAACGTTGTCATCCCACGGTTCCATCTGGGGTGGCCCCCATGTGAAGGAGATCACACCGATGCACCGTTGGGACGCACCACCCAGAACCCGAGGCCGGGCTGCCCGCCTGGCCGCGATGATCGCCGCCTCGGCGGCACTGATGGTCGGGACGAGCGGCACCGTACCCGCGTTCGCGACCCCTGAGGCACCCGAGCCGTCCGCTCCGAAGAGCGACACCGCCGACCCCCAGCGAGCCGCGGAGGGCGGTGATTGGGAGACCTCCTTCGAGGAGGACGACCCTCAGCCCACCTGGGCCGATCTCGTCGACACCGACGAGGACGGCAACGCCCGCACCGAAGGGGTCGCCGGACCCGACGCCTTCGGCATCCCCGGCGGCATCTCCGAGCACGTCACCGGCGTGACCGCCAGCGGGGAGAACACCGGCTCCGGCGAGGGCGCGGCCGAGCTCGTCGACGGTGACATCAACACCAAGTGGCTCACCTTCGCGACCACCGGCTGGGTGCAGATCCGGCTCGACCAGCCCGTCAAGGTCGTCAGGTACGCCCTCACCTCCGCCAACGACGCGGCCGAGCGTGACCCGAAGGACTGGGTGATCCAGGGATCCACCGACGGCCAGACCTGGACGACCGTCGACACCCGCACCGGCCAGTCCTGGGACGAGCGTTTCCAGACGCGTGAGTTCGAGATCGCCTCCCCGCAGGCCTACTCCCACTACCGCATCGACATCTCCGCCAACCAGAGCGGCGGGATCATCCAGCTCGCCGAGTGGCAGCTCTCCGACGGCTCCGAGCCCCCACCGCCGCTGAAGAACATGACCAGTCACCCCGACGACGGCCCCGCCTCGGCGTACGCCGCGAAGTCGAAGGTCGGCTTCACCGGGGTGCACGCCTTCGAGTACGCCGGCAAGATCACGGCCGACAAGGGCCACTCCTACAACCGCGTCTTCGACGTCGACATCCCGGTCGGCAAGGAGACCGAGCTGTCCTACCTGGTCTTCCCGGAGTTCATCGACGGCGACCTGAGCTACCCGAGCACCTATACGGCGGTCGACCTGGCCTTCACCGACGGCACCCTGCTCTCCGAGCTGGGCGCGCTCGATGCGCAGGGCTACGTACTGTCCCCGAAGGGTCAGGGCGAGTCGAAGTCGCTCTACACCAACCAGTGGAACAAGAAGACCTCCGTCATCGGCGAGGTCGCGGCGGGCAGGACGATCGACCGCATCCTGGTCGCCGTCGACGCGCCGAGTGGCCCGACCAAGTTCCGCGGCTGGTACGACGACATCGCGATCACGGCCTCCCCGGAGGATCCGCAGGTCACCAGCAGCGTCGACTACGCCGTCACGACCCGTGGCACCCAGTCCAGCGGCAGCTTCTCGCGGGGCAACAACATCCCGGCCACCGCGGTCCCGCACGGCTTCAACTTCTGGGCGCCGATGACCAACGCCGGCTCGCTGTCCTGGTTCTATCGCTACCACCAGGACAACGACGCCCAGAACCGGACCAGCCTGCAGGCGCTGACGCTGAGCCACGAGACCAGCCCGTGGATGGGTGACCGGCAGACCTTCCAGGTGATGCCGTCCTCCGCCGAGGGCGTTCCCGACCCGGGCCGCAAGGCACGCGCGCTCACCTTCGAGCACGACAACGAGACCGCCCGGCCCTACTACTACAAGGTCGGTTTCGACAACGGTCAGAGCGCCGAGATCGCCCCGACCGACCACGCCGCCGTGTTCCGGTTCACCTACCCCGGTGACTCCGCGCGGCTGGTGTTCGACAACGTCAACAACAACGGCGGGCTCACCCTCGACCAGGCCAACGGGACGCTGTCCGGCTTCACCGACACCCGCAGCGGCCTGTCCAACGGCGCCACGAGGATGTACGTCTACGCGACCTTCGACCAGCCCGTCATCGGCGGGGGCAAGTACGCCACCGGCGAGCGCCCCGACGTACAGGGCCATCTCGCGTTCGACGCCGGCGCGGACCGGACGGTGACGATGCGCATCGCCACCAGCCTGATCGGCATCGACCAGGCGAAGAGGAACCTCGAGCTCGAGATCGCCGACGACGACTTCGAGACCGTGAAGGAGAAGGCGAAGGCGCTGTGGCAGGACAAGCTCGACGTCCTCGACATCCAGGGCGCGACCAAGGACCAGAGAACGACCGTCTACTCCAACCTCGCCCGCCTGTTCCTCTACCCCAACTCGGGCCACGAGAACACCGGCACCGAGGAGGAGCCGGTGTGGAAGCACGCCGTGCAGTCCACCTCCGGTGACACCAACCCGCCGGGCACCACGCCCACCCACACCGGGGCCGAGATCAAGGACGGCAAGGTCTATGTGAACAACGGCTTCTGGGACACCTACCGCACCACCTGGGCGGCCTACTCGCTCCTGGAGCCGAGCCAGGCGGCCGAGATGGTCAACGGCTTCGTGCAGCAGTACAAGGACAACGGCTGGATCTCGCGCTGGTCCTCGCCGGGCTACGCCAACCTGATGACCGGGACCAGCTCGGACGTCTCCTTCGCCGACGCGTACGTCAAGGGTGTCGAGGGCATCGACGCGGAGGCTGCCTACGCGGCCGCCGTGAAGAACGCCACGGTCCGTCCGCCGGGCTCCGCGACCAACTCCAACGTCGGCCGCAAGGGCATGCAGACCTCGGTGTTCCTCGGCTACACGCCCGCGGCTGTGAGCGAGGGCGTCTCCTGGGGGCTCGAGGGCTACATCAACGACTACGGCATCGGGAACATGGCCGCGAAGCTCGCAGCACGCGACGGGATCTCCAGCGCCGAGAGGAAGCGGCTGAAGGAGGAGTCGGAGTACTTCCTCGGCCGGGCCCGCAACTACGTCAACACCTTCGACACCAAGGTGGGCTTCTTCCAGGGCCGCAACGCCGACGGCACCTTCAAGAAGTCGCCGGCGGACTACAACCCGCTGGTGTGGGGAAGCGACCACGACTACACCGAGACCAACGGCTGGAACTTCGCCTTCCACACCCCGCAGGACGGCCAGGGCCTGGCCAACCTCTACGGCGGTCGTGGCGGGCTCGCGAAGAAGCTGGACACCTTCTTCGCGACCCCGGAGACGGGGGAGTACCCGGGCTCCTACGGCGGCATCATCCACGAGATCCGGGAGGCCCGTGACGTACGTATGGGGCAGTGGGGCTTCTCCAACCAGGTCAGCCACCACATCCCGTGGATGTACAGCTACACCGGCCAGCCCTGGAAGACGCAGGAGATCGTCCGCGAGACCCTGCGTCGGATGTACACCGGCTCCGAGATCGGGCAGGGCTACGCCGGTGACGAGGACAACGGCGAGACCTCGGCGTGGCACCTGTTCGCCTCGCTCGGCCTCTACCCGCTCCAGATGGGCAGCGAGAACCTCGTGCTCGGCTCGCCGTTGTTCACCGAGGCAACCCTCCACCTCGAGGGCGGCAAGGACCTGGTGATCAAGGCGCCCGACAACTCCACCGAGAACATCTACGTGCAGGGCGTCACCATCGACGGCAAGGCCTGGGACAAGACGTACGTCTCCCACAAGGAGCTCGCCGACGGCGGCACCATCGAGTTCGACATGGGCCCGAGGCCGTCGCGCTGGGGCACCTCGCCGAGCGCCGTGCCGCCGTCGCTGACCACCGGCTCGGAGCCGGCCAGGCCGATCGCCGACAAGTCGGGTGCAGGCAGGGGCACGGTCACCGCCAGCGGGAACGACGGCGAGACGCTGGTCGACAACGACTCCGGGACGCAGACGACCGTGGCCGGCGACGGCTGGGTGGAGTACCGGTTCTCCGGGACCAAGGTGCCGGTGTCGTTCTACACCCTCACCAACGGCGCCGACGGCCGCTCGCCGAGGGGCTGGGTCGTCAAGGGATCCAACGACGGCACCGACTGGAAGGTCCTCGACCGGCGCTCGGGCGAGAAGTTCGACTGGCAGCAGGCCACCCGTCCGTTCAAGCTCGAGTCGGAGTCGAGGTTCAACCGGATCCGGATCGAGTTCACCGGGCCGGCCGCGGAGCCGATCACGCTCGCGGAGGTGGAGCTGCTGGGCTGACGCCTGCTCGACGGCACGACGATGCCCGGTCGGATCAAGCCGGCCGGGCATCGCCCGTGCTGCCTGCGAGGAGACTGTCGGTGCCCGCTACTAGGGTTGGGACGTGCCCGATCCGCAGAGCTATCGCCCCAAAGCTGGAGACATCCCCACCCAGCCCGGGGTCTACCGGTTCCGCGACCCCAAGGGGCGGGTGATCTACGTCGGCAAGGCGATCAACCTGCGCCAGCGGCTCGCGAACTACTTCCAGCCGATCCCGTCGCTGCACCCCCGCACGGCGACCATGGTCACCACCGCGGCCAGCGTCGAGTGGACGACGGTCAACAACGACATCGAGGCGCTCCAGCTCGAATACACCTGGATCAAGGAGTTCGACCCGCGGTTCAACGTCAAGTACCGCGACGACAAGTCCTACCCCTGGCTCGCGGTCACCGTCGGCGAGGAGTTCCCGCGGGTGATGGTCGGTCGCGGCGCGAAGCGCAAGGGCACCCGCTACTTCGGCCCCTACGGCCACGCCTGGGCGATCCGCGAGACCGTCGACATCCTGCTGCGCGTCTTCCCGATGCGCTCGTGCAGCAACGGCGTCTTCAAGCGCTCCCAGCAGATCGGCCGGCCCTGCCTGCTCGGCTACATCGACAAGTGCACCGCGCCCTGCGTCGGCAACATCTCGCCCGAGGAGCACCGCGAGATCGTCGACGACTTCTGCGACTTCATGGCCGGCCAC includes:
- the uvrA gene encoding excinuclease ABC subunit UvrA, producing the protein MAEQQLIIRGAREHNLKDVSLDLPRDSMIVFTGLSGSGKSSLAFDTIFAEGQRRYVESLSAYARQFLGQMDKPDVDFIEGLSPAVSIDQKSTSKNPRSTVGTITEVYDYLRLLYARAGRPHCPTCGAPIERQTPQQIVDHVLTLEEGRRFQVLSPVIRARKGEYVELFSQLQQQGYSRVRVDGETHQLDAPPKLEKQKKHTIEVVIDRLAVKESAKRRLTDSVETALELAGGLVVFDFVDTGEQMKFSERMSCPNDHLLDTDELEPRSFSFNSPFGACPACTGLGTRMEVDPELVVPNPAATLAEGALQPWSQAHVAEYFLRLLEALGGELGFDLDTPWDDIPAAGQKAILDGHGRKVHVVSVNRYGRRRSYDAEFEGVRRWVERRHKEAESDTTRERFEGYMRQVPCPTCKGTRLKPVSTSVTLGERSEGGLNIAELCALPINEAAEWLDQVELSGRERQIAEQVLKEIQARLRFLLDVGLDYLSLERPSGSLSGGEAQRIRLATQIGSGLVGVLYVLDEPSIGLHQRDNHRLIETLERLKRLGNTLIVVEHDEDTIKVADWVVDIGPGAGEHGGQVIHSGTVKELLANEQSVTGQYLAGRREIAVPAVRRPRTAGRELTVHGAKENNLKDIDVTFPLGLFLAVTGVSGSGKSTLVNDILYTALAKEFYRARTVPGRHTKISGLDNVDKVIHVDQSPIGRTPRSNPATYTGVFDHIRKLFASTPEAKMRGYLQGRFSFNVKGGRCEACSGDGTIKIEMNFLPDVYVPCEVCHGARYNRETLEVHYKGKSIAEVLDMPIEEAVEFFAAVPAIARHMKTLVEVGLGYVRLGQPATTLSGGEAQRVKLSAELQKRSTGKTLYVLDEPTTGLHFEDIRKLIGVLSSLVDKGNTVLVIEHNLDVIKTADWIIDMGPEGGNRGGTVIAEGTPETVAATPGSHTGSFLAPLLDGKAAEQPPAKPVKAKAAPAKKTAAKKKPAARKKVSAS
- a CDS encoding MBL fold metallo-hydrolase, giving the protein MSDAPTTYTGAVKPGGPADVRELDGLTVTKVAVDAQMSNNCYLLRCRSTGEQLLVDAAAEPETLLPLVGENLATVVTTHQHWDHHRALADIVEATGAATLAGEPDAAAITEATGVPIARTLSHGDTVAVGDCTLEVIALRGHTPGSVALLYRDPEGTPHLWTGDSLFPGGVGNTQQDPVRFTQLIDDVEQRIFATLPDDTWFYPGHGDDSTLGAERPHLAEWRERGW
- a CDS encoding LacI family DNA-binding transcriptional regulator, which encodes MASPPSDQTRQQRRPTMKDVAAAAGVSLKTVSRVVNGESNVNDDLRASVLESIAQLGFRRNASARDLRQGRSGTVGLLLEDVADPFYSILSRAVEDVAREHGTMVFAGSSAEDADRERELALAFCERRVDGLIIVPAGTSHSYLLPEMRAGIPVVFVDRPPGDIEADVILTDNLGGSRRGVEHLLSHGHRRIGFIGDAPEIYTAGERLRGYREALESAGIAFAEELVTQAPPSPASTAAALDQLLSGPSPATALLCGNSRTTVSVLRELARRSTRLALVGFDDVELGDLLQPGLTVVAQDPGAMGAAAAQLLFQRIAGDTAGPPQTVTVGTRLIPRGSGELSAP
- a CDS encoding Rieske (2Fe-2S) protein: MSESRITRRKVVTGAAVTAVGAPLLAACGSGDGDTGTGSSGDTGSGGGGPLVATSEVPVGGGVIVADRNLVATQPTEGTFKVFSAICTHSSCPVTKVAGGTIDCPCHGSRFSIEDGSVTQGPATSGLEEVAFEVTDGEIVPS
- a CDS encoding GH92 family glycosyl hydrolase, with protein sequence MHRWDAPPRTRGRAARLAAMIAASAALMVGTSGTVPAFATPEAPEPSAPKSDTADPQRAAEGGDWETSFEEDDPQPTWADLVDTDEDGNARTEGVAGPDAFGIPGGISEHVTGVTASGENTGSGEGAAELVDGDINTKWLTFATTGWVQIRLDQPVKVVRYALTSANDAAERDPKDWVIQGSTDGQTWTTVDTRTGQSWDERFQTREFEIASPQAYSHYRIDISANQSGGIIQLAEWQLSDGSEPPPPLKNMTSHPDDGPASAYAAKSKVGFTGVHAFEYAGKITADKGHSYNRVFDVDIPVGKETELSYLVFPEFIDGDLSYPSTYTAVDLAFTDGTLLSELGALDAQGYVLSPKGQGESKSLYTNQWNKKTSVIGEVAAGRTIDRILVAVDAPSGPTKFRGWYDDIAITASPEDPQVTSSVDYAVTTRGTQSSGSFSRGNNIPATAVPHGFNFWAPMTNAGSLSWFYRYHQDNDAQNRTSLQALTLSHETSPWMGDRQTFQVMPSSAEGVPDPGRKARALTFEHDNETARPYYYKVGFDNGQSAEIAPTDHAAVFRFTYPGDSARLVFDNVNNNGGLTLDQANGTLSGFTDTRSGLSNGATRMYVYATFDQPVIGGGKYATGERPDVQGHLAFDAGADRTVTMRIATSLIGIDQAKRNLELEIADDDFETVKEKAKALWQDKLDVLDIQGATKDQRTTVYSNLARLFLYPNSGHENTGTEEEPVWKHAVQSTSGDTNPPGTTPTHTGAEIKDGKVYVNNGFWDTYRTTWAAYSLLEPSQAAEMVNGFVQQYKDNGWISRWSSPGYANLMTGTSSDVSFADAYVKGVEGIDAEAAYAAAVKNATVRPPGSATNSNVGRKGMQTSVFLGYTPAAVSEGVSWGLEGYINDYGIGNMAAKLAARDGISSAERKRLKEESEYFLGRARNYVNTFDTKVGFFQGRNADGTFKKSPADYNPLVWGSDHDYTETNGWNFAFHTPQDGQGLANLYGGRGGLAKKLDTFFATPETGEYPGSYGGIIHEIREARDVRMGQWGFSNQVSHHIPWMYSYTGQPWKTQEIVRETLRRMYTGSEIGQGYAGDEDNGETSAWHLFASLGLYPLQMGSENLVLGSPLFTEATLHLEGGKDLVIKAPDNSTENIYVQGVTIDGKAWDKTYVSHKELADGGTIEFDMGPRPSRWGTSPSAVPPSLTTGSEPARPIADKSGAGRGTVTASGNDGETLVDNDSGTQTTVAGDGWVEYRFSGTKVPVSFYTLTNGADGRSPRGWVVKGSNDGTDWKVLDRRSGEKFDWQQATRPFKLESESRFNRIRIEFTGPAAEPITLAEVELLG
- a CDS encoding pyridine nucleotide-disulfide oxidoreductase; its protein translation is MPCRDRYGYALTTSNEAALAYSQGLLDVLRLRDGALSSFAAAIVLDPTFALGHAALALLGHEMCAPVDVDARLRQARLHAQRATERERSHVHAIEAHIGGNPRPLIDHLAAFPRDALLLSTAVPTIAFAGATEVPEEAWAIVERAAPAYGDDWWFAGLLAFVRQEQRRFDDAMSLSCASLAVEPGAGHSAHARAHAHYETGDHEAGLSWMSSWVLGDGAEIDSLSHFSWHAALHELSLGDLDAVRRRYETQLQPGHALGCRALVDSGSLLFRWALTPGAHDVPDIAEVVRVTGRETMIRPATPFLAMHTAVTHLATGDVGALDELRSWAAGHAHPTMATVVAPLAEALGLMARDENSAAADRLAVLAPSIRRLGGSDAQREIIEEARIAALLRADRWDEARVLLDARLDRRRSPRDELWRAQALARA